A region of Halorhabdus rudnickae DNA encodes the following proteins:
- a CDS encoding DUF5787 family protein has product MREYAFELALCGALESKDRLLARQLGAHVNGRRIIDVVTVEPGPGFDRRASITAGTIPPAAIEAPVGPGAARRVKDVFPDIRPEQRRRLVDQAVEAGFFERKRRGGDPAVRQVCRYPAGWFDHLVGIENKPDLDRPGDLQAQLRTDVSLGIFDEVVLATASHVTGAHRNRIPEEVGIWRFDPETGEREVLREPDPLDPAEQGLEILDRQPGRSDIAIVTADEKQRARRRIAERAYGKGWRTFDLPACGRCDPDGGPAVAVPYCEWAERIVDPASECGTDCPGHEPAEPPAMDRRRHRDERSAWRRDPDGQRRRQAGLDRFE; this is encoded by the coding sequence GTGCGTGAATACGCGTTCGAGCTGGCGCTGTGTGGTGCACTCGAGAGCAAGGACCGCCTCCTGGCTCGCCAGCTCGGCGCACACGTCAACGGTCGCCGGATCATCGACGTCGTGACGGTCGAGCCCGGCCCCGGATTCGATCGCCGCGCGTCGATCACTGCGGGGACGATTCCGCCAGCAGCGATCGAGGCCCCCGTCGGCCCGGGTGCCGCCCGGCGCGTCAAGGACGTCTTCCCGGATATACGACCCGAACAGCGCAGACGGCTCGTCGACCAGGCCGTCGAAGCGGGCTTCTTCGAGCGAAAACGCCGTGGCGGCGACCCGGCCGTCCGGCAGGTCTGTCGGTATCCAGCGGGGTGGTTCGACCACCTGGTTGGCATCGAGAACAAGCCCGATCTCGACCGACCGGGTGACCTCCAGGCGCAACTCCGGACGGACGTCTCGCTGGGCATCTTCGACGAAGTGGTCCTGGCGACAGCCTCTCACGTCACCGGCGCTCACCGCAACCGGATCCCCGAGGAGGTCGGAATCTGGCGGTTCGACCCAGAAACGGGCGAACGCGAGGTCCTGCGGGAACCCGATCCGCTCGACCCGGCCGAGCAGGGCCTCGAGATCCTCGATCGCCAGCCCGGCCGGTCGGACATCGCGATCGTCACGGCCGACGAGAAGCAGCGTGCCAGACGGCGGATCGCAGAACGAGCCTACGGCAAGGGCTGGCGGACGTTCGACCTACCGGCCTGCGGGCGGTGTGACCCGGACGGTGGCCCAGCCGTGGCAGTGCCCTACTGTGAGTGGGCCGAGCGAATCGTCGATCCAGCCAGCGAGTGCGGGACGGACTGTCCCGGCCATGAGCCGGCCGAGCCGCCAGCGATGGACCGACGACGCCACCGGGACGAACGCAGCGCCTGGCGACGTGATCCCGACGGACAGCGTCGTCGGCAGGCGGGACTCGATCGCTTCGAATGA
- a CDS encoding mechanosensitive ion channel domain-containing protein: MPLRLLDLLDSTLGSFRADVVAALPRLLSGLVFLTVAYVAIKVLTRLLRSGLERVYPAEEQLIVEFSVLVVAVFMWFGAGLVLLNVVGLGTVAASLGSAAGFIGLGVSYALSAMIEDTVSGVYLLRDPDFNEGDSVRTASMTGTVMDIGLRKSRFRTGEGIEVLANRNVESRWTRLTDHVDP, translated from the coding sequence ATGCCCCTACGTCTCCTCGACCTGCTCGACTCGACGCTGGGATCGTTCCGGGCGGACGTGGTCGCCGCACTGCCTCGACTACTCTCGGGGCTGGTGTTCCTCACCGTCGCATACGTCGCCATCAAAGTCCTCACGCGCTTGCTCCGGTCAGGACTCGAGCGCGTCTATCCTGCCGAGGAACAGCTGATCGTCGAGTTTTCCGTCCTCGTGGTCGCCGTGTTCATGTGGTTCGGCGCCGGCCTGGTCCTGTTGAACGTCGTCGGACTGGGTACAGTCGCGGCCAGTCTCGGTTCCGCCGCGGGATTCATCGGACTCGGCGTCTCCTATGCCCTCTCGGCGATGATCGAGGATACCGTCTCCGGGGTGTACCTGCTCCGCGATCCCGACTTCAACGAGGGCGACAGCGTGCGGACTGCCTCGATGACCGGGACCGTCATGGACATCGGACTCCGGAAGAGTCGGTTCCGAACCGGCGAGGGCATCGAAGTACTCGCCAACCGCAATGTCGAGTCGCGTTGGACGCGCCTGACCGACCACGTCGATCCCTGA
- a CDS encoding MBL fold metallo-hydrolase gives MEVTLLGAGDTTGTPTVGCDCETCRRAREPDDRLREQLRERGVDVGTRGVERTRFSVHVRNDRTGETLLIDASPDFRTQFLRHGFEAPDAALITHVHFDHLDGLGNVYRLTRDLPVYASGKTDPATGQSVAESIRERYDYLDVIDVRPRDPFESVRVCGLDFMLVPVDHPPLDCYGVVIEDPQTGGTLALTGDTSYRVPPESKDAFADADLLLADGILPADRCDSHPAGGSHHDTDGVPMTYGSKHMTIEGARSLADELDATELRIVHLSHYLPAETAFDAPRAVDGERFTL, from the coding sequence CGACGGTCGGCTGTGACTGTGAAACGTGTCGGCGCGCTCGCGAGCCGGACGATCGACTCCGCGAACAGCTCCGCGAGCGTGGCGTGGATGTCGGCACCCGGGGCGTCGAACGCACGCGGTTCTCGGTGCACGTTCGCAACGACCGGACCGGCGAGACGCTGCTGATCGACGCCAGTCCAGACTTCCGGACGCAGTTCCTCCGGCACGGCTTCGAGGCACCCGACGCCGCACTGATCACTCACGTTCATTTCGATCACCTCGACGGGCTGGGAAACGTCTACCGGCTGACGCGGGATCTGCCGGTCTACGCGTCGGGGAAGACGGACCCTGCGACCGGACAGAGCGTCGCCGAGAGCATCCGTGAGCGGTACGACTACCTGGATGTCATCGATGTCCGTCCTCGTGACCCCTTCGAGTCCGTCCGGGTCTGTGGGCTCGATTTCATGCTCGTCCCCGTTGACCATCCACCCCTCGATTGCTACGGCGTCGTGATCGAGGATCCCCAAACGGGTGGGACACTCGCGCTCACCGGCGACACCAGCTATCGGGTGCCGCCCGAGTCGAAGGACGCCTTCGCCGATGCCGATCTCCTGCTGGCAGATGGCATCCTGCCGGCCGACCGCTGTGACTCTCACCCGGCCGGCGGCTCTCATCACGACACCGACGGCGTCCCGATGACCTACGGGAGCAAGCACATGACGATCGAAGGCGCACGGTCGCTCGCGGACGAACTCGACGCCACTGAACTGCGGATCGTCCACCTCTCGCATTACCTGCCGGCCGAGACGGCCTTCGACGCCCCGCGTGCCGTCGACGGCGAGCGCTTTACGCTGTGA